The proteins below are encoded in one region of Acidobacteriota bacterium:
- a CDS encoding thymidine kinase — protein MDQSSQRPTPSSGWIEVIVGSMFSGKSEELIRRLRRAQIAKRRVQVFKPAIDVRYSETHITSHSEMRLPSMALRSSAEILASVADDTEVVGIDEGQFFDVDLPAVCTTLADQGKRVIVAGLDQDYLGRPFEPMPQLLAIAEYITKTLAICMVCGEPANHTQRLVKSEALVLVGATDSYEARCRRCFDPTLAQE, from the coding sequence ATGGATCAGTCTTCTCAGCGTCCCACCCCGTCGTCCGGGTGGATCGAGGTCATCGTCGGCAGCATGTTCAGCGGCAAGAGCGAGGAGCTCATCCGCCGGCTGCGCCGCGCGCAGATCGCGAAGCGCCGCGTGCAGGTGTTCAAGCCGGCGATCGACGTCCGCTACTCCGAGACGCACATCACGTCGCACAGCGAGATGCGCCTGCCGTCGATGGCGCTGCGCTCGTCGGCGGAGATCCTTGCGAGCGTGGCCGACGACACCGAAGTCGTGGGTATCGACGAGGGGCAGTTCTTCGACGTCGACCTGCCGGCCGTGTGTACGACGCTCGCCGATCAAGGCAAGCGCGTCATCGTCGCGGGCCTGGATCAGGACTACCTGGGCCGCCCGTTCGAGCCGATGCCGCAGCTGCTGGCGATCGCCGAGTACATCACCAAGACTCTGGCGATCTGCATGGTGTGCGGCGAACCCGCCAACCACACCCAGCGCCTCGTGAAGAGCGAGGCCCTCGTGCTCGTCGGCGCCACCGATTCCTACGAAGCCCGCTGCCGCCGCTGCTTCGATCCGACCCTCGCACAAGAGTGA
- the efp gene encoding elongation factor P — protein MSSVAATRLRKGNLIKHNNELCRIVETQHVTPGNLRGFVRAKMRKVKDGTMFEHRFRSEDIVERAMLDEREMQYLYKDGDTFYFMDTSSYEQIGMSEEALGDSMHYLLPETTISVEFYEGNPVGIELPVTVDLKVTDTVPGIKGATANAQTKPATLETGYVVTVPAFVDVGTVVRVSTETGEYLSRV, from the coding sequence ATGAGTTCCGTCGCCGCTACCCGTCTTCGCAAGGGCAACCTCATCAAGCACAACAACGAGTTGTGCCGCATCGTCGAGACACAGCACGTCACGCCAGGCAACCTTCGTGGTTTCGTGCGCGCCAAGATGCGCAAGGTCAAGGACGGGACGATGTTCGAGCACCGGTTCCGCTCGGAAGACATCGTCGAGCGCGCCATGCTGGACGAGCGCGAGATGCAGTACCTGTACAAGGACGGCGACACGTTCTACTTCATGGACACCTCGTCGTACGAGCAGATCGGGATGTCCGAGGAGGCGCTGGGCGACTCGATGCACTACCTCCTGCCCGAGACGACCATCAGCGTCGAGTTCTACGAGGGCAACCCGGTGGGCATCGAACTGCCGGTGACCGTCGATCTGAAGGTCACCGACACGGTACCCGGCATCAAGGGCGCCACCGCCAACGCGCAGACCAAGCCCGCGACGCTCGAGACCGGATACGTGGTGACCGTACCGGCGTTCGTGGACGTGGGCACCGTCGTGCGCGTCAGCACCGAGACAGGGGAGTACCTCTCCAGGGTGTAG
- a CDS encoding Hsp20/alpha crystallin family protein, which yields MRWESLREYRSRAGQADRRGDSGWTPPADVSETDAAFIVVAELPGVRREDVEVAATHDTLTIKGRRASPGCEPAGYVRLERGHGQFVRRFTFHGPLAVDAVQADFKDGILTVTLPKVSESAGRRVEVG from the coding sequence ATGCGTTGGGAGTCGCTCCGCGAATACCGCAGCCGGGCCGGACAGGCCGATCGTCGAGGCGATTCGGGCTGGACACCTCCTGCTGACGTCAGCGAGACGGACGCGGCCTTCATCGTCGTGGCCGAGTTGCCGGGGGTGCGCCGCGAGGATGTCGAGGTGGCGGCCACGCACGACACGCTCACCATCAAAGGCCGCCGAGCGAGCCCGGGCTGCGAACCGGCGGGGTACGTCCGGCTCGAGCGCGGTCACGGACAGTTCGTGCGGCGATTCACCTTCCACGGCCCGCTGGCCGTCGACGCCGTGCAGGCCGACTTCAAGGATGGGATTCTGACGGTCACGCTGCCGAAGGTGTCCGAATCCGCCGGACGACGGGTCGAGGTCGGCTGA
- a CDS encoding trypsin-like peptidase domain-containing protein, with the protein MRRLLLPLALVVASFVAGMVVTGRFGPAGEADAQPAPAAPAPAQPVASRGSASNGSLPELADVAERVIPSVVNVSAVGSRQVRLPFGFFDEQPMQSAGSGVIISKKGDVGYVLTNAHVIGEATQLSVVLWNRRERPAELVGVDPHADLALLRVKEPTLQPITWGDSSRLRVAEWVMAVGNPYQLGETVTLGIVSALGRTNAQISVVADYIQTDAAINPGNSGGALVNRRGELIGINTWIYSESGGYQGIGFAVPSNLARDIATQLEQTGKVSRGTIAGLLRIAPLNPGLAQDLNVTSLDGVVIYRIRNAGDAWAAGLRAGDVIIGFNGTPITNTEGFERSMLTTPVGSVATLRVRRARDEFDIKVPITEAPARPR; encoded by the coding sequence ATGCGCCGCCTGCTGCTCCCACTCGCGCTCGTGGTGGCCAGTTTCGTCGCCGGCATGGTTGTGACGGGGCGTTTTGGCCCGGCCGGCGAGGCCGACGCCCAGCCCGCACCCGCCGCACCCGCACCGGCCCAGCCCGTCGCGTCGCGCGGCTCGGCATCGAACGGGAGCCTGCCCGAACTGGCCGACGTCGCCGAACGCGTCATCCCGAGCGTCGTCAACGTCTCGGCCGTGGGGTCGCGACAGGTACGGCTGCCGTTCGGCTTCTTCGACGAGCAGCCGATGCAGAGCGCGGGTTCGGGCGTCATCATCAGCAAGAAGGGCGACGTCGGGTACGTGCTCACCAACGCGCACGTGATCGGGGAGGCCACGCAGTTGAGTGTGGTGCTGTGGAACCGGCGGGAGCGACCGGCGGAACTGGTCGGTGTCGATCCGCACGCGGACCTGGCCCTGCTGCGCGTCAAGGAGCCCACGCTCCAGCCCATCACGTGGGGCGATAGCTCCCGCTTACGCGTCGCCGAGTGGGTGATGGCGGTGGGCAACCCGTATCAGCTCGGCGAAACGGTGACGCTCGGGATCGTGTCGGCTCTGGGCCGCACCAACGCGCAGATCTCCGTCGTGGCCGACTACATCCAGACCGACGCCGCCATCAACCCGGGCAATTCGGGTGGCGCGCTGGTCAATCGGCGCGGTGAGTTGATCGGCATCAACACGTGGATTTACAGCGAGAGCGGCGGCTACCAGGGCATCGGCTTCGCGGTGCCGAGCAATCTCGCGCGCGACATCGCGACGCAACTGGAGCAGACAGGCAAGGTGAGCCGCGGCACCATCGCCGGCCTCCTGCGCATCGCGCCGCTCAATCCGGGCCTGGCGCAGGATCTGAACGTCACCTCTCTCGACGGCGTGGTGATCTACCGCATCCGCAACGCGGGCGACGCCTGGGCCGCCGGGCTGCGCGCGGGCGACGTCATCATCGGCTTCAACGGCACGCCGATCACCAACACCGAAGGGTTCGAGCGGTCGATGCTCACCACTCCGGTCGGCTCGGTCGCCACCCTCCGCGTCCGCCGCGCACGCGATGAGTTCGACATCAAGGTCCCGATCACCGAAGCGCCGGCCAGGCCACGATAG